In Pseudomonadota bacterium, the genomic window CGTGATCTCGACCTTGGTGGCGGTCAGCCTCGGCATCGTGCTCGGCGCCTTTGCCGGCTATTACGGCGGCGTGGTCGACGATGCCCTGATGCGCTTCACCGAATTCTTCCAGACCATTCCCAGCTTCGTCTTCTCGGTGGTTCTGGTGGCGATCTTCCGGCCCTCGATCCGCTCGATCATCGCCGCCATCGCCATCGTCAGCTGGCCGCCGGTCGCCCGCCTGGTGCGCGGCCAGTTCTTGAGCCTGCGGTCGCGGGAATTCGTCGAGGCGGCGATCATCATCGGCCAATCCAATCTCCGCATCATCTGGACGCAGATCCTGCCGAACGCGATCTCCCCCATCATCGTCACCGCCTCGCTCAATGTGGCCTCGGCGATCCTGCTCGAATCCGCCTTGAGCTTCCTCGGCCTGGGCGATCCCAATCTCATGAGCTGGGGCTACATGATCGGGGCGAGCCGCACCGTCATCCGCACGGCCTGGTGGATGAGCACGTTTCCCGGCATCGCCATTTTCCTCGCCGTGCTGGCCCTCAATCTGGTGGGCGAAGGCTTGAACGACGCGCTCAATCCGCGCCTGGCAAGGCAGAGCCGGCCATGACCCAGCCCCTCCTCGAAGTCGACGGCCTCACCGTCCGGCTGCCGCCGGGTGCCGACCGGCTCAATGCGGTCGAGGACGCGTCCTTTACGCTCTCGGCCAACGAGATCCTCTGCATCGTCGGCGAGTCGGGCTCGGGCAAGTCGCTGACCGCGGCCGCGGTCATGGGCCTCTTGCCGCGGCCGGGTGTCAGCGCGACCCAAGGCCGCATCCAATTCGAGGGCGAGGATCTGCTGGCGCTCTCCGAGTCCCGCATGCGCCAGATCCGCGGCCAACGCATCGCCATGATCTTCCAGGAGCCGATGAGCGCGCTCAACCCGGTCATGCGCATCGGCGAGCAGGTGGCCGAGGTCCTAGAGGCCCACGGAAATCCGAGTGCGGCCGAGGCCCATGCCCGCGTCCTCGAGCTCCTGGCGGCGGTCGGCTTACCGGACCCGACGCTGCTGGCGGAAACCTATCCCTTCCGCTTGTCCGGCGGGCAGCGGCAAAGGGTGATGATCGCCATCGCTCTCGCTCTCAATCCGGCGATCCTCATTGCCGACGAGCCGACCACGGCGCTCGACGTCACCACCCAGGCGCAGATCCTCGACCTCATCCGCAGCATCCAGGCCGAGCGGCAGATGGGCGTCCTGTTCATCACCCATGATTTCGGCGTGGTGGCCGACATCGCCCAGCGCGTGGCTGTCATGCAGCACGGGCGCATCGTCGAGCAGGGCGACAAGCGGACGGTCCTCGACCATCCGAGCCATGCCTATACGCGCTCGCTGATCGCCGCCGTGCCGCGCCTGAAGCCGCCGGCACCCCGCATGCTCGACGGCGCGCCCGTCGTCTTGTCCGCCCAGGGTTTGCGCAAGATCTACCGGTCCGGCGGCGGCTTCTTTCGCCCGCACCGGGTGGTGGAGGCGGTCAAGAATGTGAGCCTCACCATCCGCAAGGGCGAGACCTTGGGTCTGGTTGGCGAGTCGGGATCCGGCAAGACCACGGTCGGGCGCTGCCTGGTGCGGCTCATCGAGGCCGATGGCGGCGCCATCAGCTTCCATGGCGTCGATCTCCGCCGGCTCACGCGCCGGGCCCTTCGCCCCTATCGCCAGCGCATCCAGATGGTCTTCCAGGACCCCTATGCCTCGCTCAATCCACGGCACAAGGTCGGCCACATCATCATGGCCGGCCCCCGTGCCTTCGGCGCCACGCAAGCCGAAGCCTCGATCCGCGCGGCCGAGCTGTTGCGGCTGGTGGGCCTCGATCCGGCCTCCGCCGAGCGCTATCCCCACGAGTTCTCCGGCGGCCAGCGCCAGCGCATCGGTGTCGCCCGGGCATTGGCCCTGGATCCGGAGCTGTTGGTGGCGGACGAGCCCGTCTCCGCCCTCGACGTCTCGGTGCAGGCGCAGATCCTGGATCTCCTCGACGACATCCGCCGCCGGCTCGACCTCGCGATGCTGTTCATCACCCATGACCTCCGGGTGGCGGCCCAGATCTGCGACCGGGTGGCGGTCATGCACAAGGGCGAGATCGTCGAAGAGGGACCGACGGCCGGGATCTTCGGCGACCCGCGGCACGCTTACACGCAGACGCTGATCGCGTCCATTCCAGGCAAGGACTGGACGGCCTCGGCAGCGACGAATGGGTAAACTCACATTAGCCGAAATGAGCAAGCCGCGAGCCTTGCTCCCACCACGCCGCAAGGCGTATCAACCCAAAGAGCTCCAATCGCCGCTGGATGAAACGTCAGCGGCAAGTCAGCTTGATCGGACAAATCAGCGTTAGGAAAGACGATGGCCAGCGACGATAAGAAAGTTAAAACGGACACCGCTCCAAAAAATGAAGCCCCTGCGAAGATCGAGAGCACTTCAGGTGCAGACTCATCCAAGTCTGAAGGGGGCGGCGAGACAGCGTCCGCCCAACCCTCCGGCTATAGCAGGGGCGAGGGTCAGAAACCGGTTTCCGAAGCCTATAAGGGTAACTGGAACGCGATATTCTCGAAGAAGAAGAAGCGATGATTCGAGCAAGGGAGCGGGTGTAGCCCGCGTGAAGGCTCGTGCATGCTGCCTTCAGGTCAATCGCGTCGAAACCCTGACATTGCAGGTCTGTCCGCTTGACTCCTCATGGCGGGACAAGCGGCCCGCTGCGGCTCATGCCGCGAGCGAATATTTTGCGTGCCGGGCGATGCCCCGTGAACTGAGGGTTATCTAGTGTCCCGCCCCAGAAATTCGTCAGCGAATTTCTGGGACAAGCGGGCCACTAATCTATTGAATCTAGTGTGATTCAGATTCCGAAGTTCGGATACGAACTTCGGAATCATCACACTAGCCGCTATTGCGCAATCCGGCGGCAATTCCATTGATCGAGAGATGGATGCCCTGCACGACGCTCTCGTCGGATACGCCGGCGCGGTGGCGTTGGAGCAACTCGATCTGAACATGATTGAGTGGATCGATATAAGGAAATCGGTTGCGTATTGAACGCGCGAGCAAGGGGTTTCTCTCGAGCAATGTCTTTTGTTCCGTTATCTCCAGCACCCCCCGTATGGACTCATCCCACTCGGTGCGAAGGCGGTCGAAGATCCCCTCACGCAGGTCCGAATCCGACACCAACTCGGCATAGCGAGAGGCGACCGCGATATCGCTCTTGGCCAGAACCATGTCCATGTTCGATAACATGGTCGTGAAAAATGGCCAGTCGCGATACATAGCCTTGAGCGTCGCCATGCCGTCGTCTGGATGGCTATTGACCCAACTCCTGACCGCCGACCCAAAGCCATACCAGCCCGGAAGCATCAGGCGGCATTGCGACCAGCTAAATACCCAAGGAATCGCCCGCAAGTCCTCGATGCGCTTGGAACCCGTGCGCGACGCCGGGCGACTTCCGATATTGAGATTGGCGATCTCGCCAATGACCGTCGCCTCGCGGAAATAGCGCTCGAAGCCCTCCGTCTCATAAACCAAGCTGCGGTACTCTCGGAAGGCATGGTCCGAGAGCTCATCCATCGCCCTGAGGTATTCAGCTCGGGGACCGGGCCGCTGCGAGGCCAGCAGCGTCGCCTCCAGCGTGGCTGCGGCCAAAGTCTCCAAATTGCGTCGGCCGACCTCGGCATTCGAATATTTGGCGGCGATCACCTCACCTTGCTCGGTGATTCGGATGGCCCCCTGCATCGCACCGGCCGGCTGAGCGAGGATTGCCTGGTAGCTCGGCCCGCCGCCGCGTCCCACGGAGCCGCCGCGGCCATGAAACAGCCGCAGGCCGACGTTGTGGCGCCGATAGGTATCGATCAGCGCGAGCTCGGCCTTGTACAGCTCCCAGGTCGAGGTCAAATAGCCGCCATCCTTGTTGCTGTCCGAGTAGCCGAGCATGACCTCCTGGACGTTGCCGCGGGACGCAAGCAGCCGGCGATACTCCGGCTGCTGGAACAACGTCTCCATGACATCGCCGCACCTCCGGAGATCACCGATCGTTTCGAACAGCGGGACGACGTCGACATCCAGCCTGCCTTCACGGGGACGCAACAGCCCCACTTCCTTCAGCAGCACCGCCACTTCGAGAATGTCGGACGCGCTATCCGCTTTGGAAATGATGTAATGGGGAACCGACGCCCTTCCGTACAGAAGCTGCCCGTCGGCCGCGGCCCGAATAATCGCAAGTTCCGCCACCGTCTCATCCGAATAAGGCAGATGCGCCGACACGAGCGGCCGGGGAGACCCGATCTCCGCAAGCAGAAGCGGGACACGGTCGTCTTCGTCGAGCGCCCGATAGTTCGCGCTCAATCCAACCGTAGCGAAGAGCTCGCTTATCACGCGCTCGTGCACGTCGGAGTTCTGGCGCAGGTCGATAGGCGTGAGATGAAATCCAAAGACATCGACAGCGCGGCGCAGCAGCCGCAGCCGGCCCCGGGCTAAACTTGAAGAACCGTTGATGGTCAGCGAGTCAGAGAGGACATCCAGGTCCTCCAGAAGCTCCGCGGCGCTCGCATAAGCTGAGGCGACGCCGACGACGGGCCGGGTCGCCTCGATCCCGCCAAGCGCTCGGGCAGTTGGAGCCAAGCGGGCATAGATACCGGCGATGGCGCGTCGATAGGGCTCGTTCTGGCGATGTGGCGAGCGATCAGGAGATATTTCGGCCAACCGACGCACGGCGTCCGAGACCCGCACCATCCGGCCATCGAGCGACAGTTCCCCGCCTAACCGATGAACCTCCTCTAGATAGAACAGGAACACCCGTTCGCTCTGCATGCGCAGGGCTTGGCTCAGAACGTCGGCCGTCACGAACGGATTCCCGTCGCGATCGCCCCCGATCCAGCTGCCGACCCGCAGGAACGAGGGCACGTCGAGACCCTCCCACGCGGGATCGATCGCCCCGAATTGGTCTTCGAGGTCGGCATAAAAGCGCGGCAGCTCGCGAAGAAACGTGTGGTCATAATAGGCGAGGCCGTTCGCCACCTCGTCAAGGACCGCGAGGCGCGTCCCGCGTAGAATGCTGGTCTGCCACAGGCTGAGGACTGCCCGGCGCAGCGCCCGGCGGTTTGCCGTCAGCTCCTCCGGAGTGAATTGCACGCGATCACGCTCATCGAGCAGCTTCGCGATCTCCATTTCACGGTCGATGGAGCTTTGACGGCGAATTTCCGTTGGATGGGCCGTCAAGACCGGGCTGCAAAGAGCGGCCTTGAAGAATGCTTGCAACGCCGCCCGTGAGAGGCGCGTGTCCTTGGCGTGGGCGAGCGCGTATGCCATCGTGCCTTCGCGAGGCGCTGCGTTGGCCATCGCGTACGCCCGGCTCCGGCGGATGTGGTGCTGGTCTTCGGCGATGTTGGCCAAATGCGAGAAATAGCCGAACGCGCGGATGATCCGGATGGCTTGATCGTCCGGCAGGCTGCTGATGATCGTCTGGAGTTCCTTGCGCGCCGTGTCGTCGGCATCGCGGTGGAACCGAAGCGCGGTCTGGCGGATGCGCTCGATGAACTCGAATGTCTGCTCGCCTTCTTGGGCGCGCACCGTTTCGCCAAGGATACGGCCAAGGAGCCGTATATCGTACCGGAGCGGCGCATCCTTGTCCGACGTCTGAATCGACTGTTTCATAGTATGGGTAGTTGTAGCGTGGCGATCGGCGCAGGTCGATCCGAACCAATTCGCCCGTTGCGAGGCTGATGCCCGCCGAGGGTCAACCGCGTCGATTCACGGACTTTGCTGGTCTGGCCGCTCGCCTCTCAAAAGCGGAATGGTCGGCACGCTGCCGGTGCTGCAGCTTGGTGCTCGATGCAGACGGAACGGCCTGCTGCCGCAGATGTGCGGGTATTCGATTGGCGCAATAGGAAAAGGCTCGTCCGAGACCGACAGGGCTATTGCACGCCGTAACCGTGACCCCTGCGGCGCCGCAAATTGTCGTGGAAAAGCTGTCGGTTAGAAAGCATCATGTCGTCGGCGACCGGTGCGTGGAAGCACGGCGGTCTCATCGGGTGGTGAGGGGGGGACCCGGTGGCAGATTGGCAAAAATCGGAAGACGCCGCTCGTCACAAGGAGGCGCAGCTTCGCGAGATTCTCGCGGCGAGTCCGATCGGCGTAATGATTTCCGGGCGCGGCGGGCGCCACCTATTCTCAAACGCGCGCTGGCGCGAACTCGGCTGCGTTCCGGACCATCTGGTCGAAGACCTCGACGTGCGGGTGTTCTTCAAATCCGATGAGGATCGCAAGCGCATCGCCCGGATGCTTCGCGAGCAGGATCATGTGCGCGACGTTGAGATCGAAGTGCGGGCGCTTGATGGAACGCCGCGCTGGCTGCTGCTGACAATGGAGCGGGTCGCGTTCGAGGGCCAGCCGGCGATTCTGTCCTGGTATTATGACTACTCGGAACGCAAGCGCGTGGCGGAGGAGCTGCGGCTCGCAAAAGAGACCGCCGAGGCTCAAGGCGAAATCCTACGGGAGCGAACGCGGGCACTGTCCGCAGCGCTGGCGCAACAGACCGCGACGGGCGGGATCCTGCGCGCGATCGTCGCTTCCCCGACCGACAGCCGGCCGGTATTCGATACCATTCTCCTGAGCGCCGTCTCGCTTTGCGAAGCCGCCGCGGGCGCCCTATTCCTGTTCGATGGCGAACGTCTGCACCTGGCCGCGGACCGAAACTATCCTGCCGCGGCACGGGCGGCGATGCAGCGCACGTTCCCCGTCGTGCCGAATCGCACCTCGCCCTCCGGCCACGTCATTCTTGATGGCGCGATCCACAACATTCCCGACCTCACCCTGGAGGCCGGATACGCGATGTCATACGATCCGCAGACGCTCGGCGTGCGCGCCTGGCTCGGGGTGCCGATGATGCGCGACGGCGCACCCATGGGCGTGGTCGCCGTGCACCGCCCCCAGCCGGGTAGGTTTCCCGATACACAGGTGGATATGCTCCGAACCTTCTCCGACCAGGCGGTGATTGCGCTGGGTCATGCCCGCCTCTTCGAGGAGCTGCGCGTGGCCAAGGAGAAGGCCGAGGCGGCGACGCAGGCGAAATCTACTTTCCTTGCCACCATGAGCCATGAGATCCGCACGCCGATGAACGGCGTGCTCGGCATGCTCGAGCTCCTGCAACAGACGCCGCTCAACACCGAGCAGCGCGAGCTCGCCGATGTAGTCCGTGATTCCTCCTCGTCTCTCCTCAAGATCATCGACGATGTTCTCGACTTCTCGAAGATCGAAGCCGGCCGGATCGAGATCGAGCGTGTGCCTATGTCGCCGCTCGTCGCCGTCGAAGGCGTCGCGGACGCGCTGGCGCCCCATGCGCAAAAGAAAAAATTGCTGCTCATCACCTTCGTCGACGCCTCGGTGCCGCCGACGGTCGAAGGTGATCCGGTGCGCCTGCGACAAGTCCTTTTCAACCTTGTCGGCAATGCGATCAAGTTCACCGAGCAGGGTGAGGTCGTCGTAAGAGTATCGGTCGACTCGTCGGCGCCCGGTGGAATGATGCTGCGCGCGGAGATAAGTGACACCGGCGTGGGGCTCTCCCAGGAAGCCAGCGCGCGGCTGTTCCAGCCTTTTGTTCAAGCCGACGGCTCTACCACACGCCGGTACGGGGGCACCGGATTAGGGCTGTCCATCTGCCGGGGGCTGATCGAGCGCTTGGGTGGCGAGATTGGCGTCGACAGTATGCCGGGCGAGGGATCGACCTTCTGGTTCACGATGCTGGTCGGTGCAAGCACGGCCCCGGCTCCCGAAGAACCGGACCTCTCGGGCCTCACCATCCTGGTTATCGAAGACAATTGGACGGTTCAAGACGTGCTCAAGGCCTACCTGTCGATGGCCGGAGCACAAGTCGAAATCGCTCATAGCGCGGAGGCGGCACTCGACCTCCTCCGGCGCTATGCCGCGGCAGACATCGTGATCGATGCGCTCATCGCCGATCTGCGGCTTCCAGGCATGGACGCATTCGCCTTCCGTCGCGCCCTGGACGCAGAGCCCGGCCTGGGGCTGCGGCCTTGCCTCATGCTCACCGCATTCGACGAGCCCGGCCAGCGCGGTCGGGCGCTCGACTCCGGTTTCGCCGCTTACATGACAAAGCCGGTCAGGCGGGCAACGCTGCTTCGCGCCATAGCGGCGGCCTGCGGGCGTGGCCAAGGACTTGCCGACCACGGTCGTCTGGGTCTCGACCCAATAAAAATCGAGCCGCCGAGCCGGGACGAGGCTCTGGCATCGGGCGAGCTCATTCTGGTCGCCGAGGATAATCCGACTAATCAGTTGGTCATTACGCGCCAGCTCGCCCAGTTAGGCTGTGCTGCGGATCTAGCGGAGGACGGGATTGCGGCGCTCGCGCATTTCCAGGCGATCCGTTACGGCCTCGTGATCACGGACATTCACATGCCGAAGATGGACGGTATGGAGCTCACCGCTGCGATCCGCCGACATGAGCACGCCGAGGGCCGGTCGCGCGTGCCCATCCTTGCCCTCACCGCCGATGTGCTCGTCAGCGAAGCCGAACGATACCTGGCGGCCGGTATGGATGATCACCTCAGCAAGCCGATCTCGCTTGCTCAGCTCCAGGATGCGCTTGCTCGTTGGCTGCCTAGAGCCTTGCCGCCGGCGGCTGCCTCGCCGACGCTCCCCGGTCCGCGGGCGGTTCTGCCTGGCGACGCCAAGATCCTCAATCTCGAGCAGATGCGCCAGAACTTCGGGGTGATCGATGGCGCCGTGATTGCGTTGCTCCGTCGTTACGTCGAGACCACGGCATCACTCCTTGCAGAAATCGAGCGCGCACTGTCCACGCGCAGCGTCGCCGAGGTTCGACACGCGGCGCATTCGGCCCTTGGCGCATCGCGCACGGCAGGGGCTGACGAGCTCGCCGCCATCTGTCGCGATCTGGAGATCGCAGTGGATGGAGAGGCTTGGGACGACGCGCGGGCATTGCAAGCGCAGCTTCGACCGGCTCTCGCGCGGGTGAAGGAGGCGGTGGTGGGTCTCGGCGCCTGATCCGCAATGATCTCGCTCCGAATGAGAGGAGACTGAGTATGGGCGTTGCAGTAGGGTCGATTCGCGTGCTGTTGATCGATGACAATGACTTCATGCGGGAGACGGTTGCCTCCATGCTGCGCGATATCGGGTTCCGGGACATTTCACAGGCTCGGGACGGAGACGACGCGCTCCGCCAGCTCAAGCAGGCCAACCCCGGACTGATCATCTGCGACATCGCCATGCAGCCGATGGACGGCCTGCAATTCGTCGAGGCCCTCAGGAAGCACAGCTGGCCGAGAGCGGCAGAGATTCCCGTTATCCTTCTCACCGTCCACACCGAGGCGCCGATCGTCAAGCAAGCGGTGAAGCTCGGCGTCGAGGCTTACGTCGTCAAACCCGTGCAGAGGAAGGAGCTTGAGGCGCGCGTTGTGACCGTCTTGGAGAACGCCTTGGTGCGGCGCCGGTGAAACGCCCATCCCACGGTCCTTGCCAACATCGTGCGCGAGACCATGGGCCGTTTTCGGAGGCTATCGCAAGCGCGCGGCGCTGATGGCGCCGGCACGGACCTGACTTCATGCGCCCCGACCGCTTCATGCTGTTCATCACCCATGACCTGCGGGTGGCCGCCCAGATCTGCGACCGGGCGGCGGTCATGCACAAAGGCGAGATCGTCGAGGAAGAGCCGACGGCCAGGATCTTCGGCGAGCCGCAGCACCCCTATACGCAGACGCTGATTGCGTCGATCCCGGGCAAGAACTGGACGGCCTCGGCGGCACCGGATGCGTAGACTCACGCTTCGGGGCTGATGGCCGCGCGGACCGCGTTCGCTTCGGGACCGAGATCCGCCGCCGTCGCCTTCGACCCTTCCTACCGAGCCAGCCAGTTGTCGCCGGACTTGAGCGGCCAGCGGTATTGCTCCTTCGGAGCGACCTGGCGCGCCCATGCGGCGAGGAGCGCATGCTCCTCCCGTCGCTGCCTTTGTAGGCGGGCAATGGCCTCCGGATTCCAGTCCGCCAGCAGCTTCTCCAGGAGAGCGCCGCGGACCGCCGCATGCGATCCCCGCTCCGCCAGATCGGTCTCTTCCCGCGGATCGTCGACGAGATCGAACAGCTCGGGCCGGTGCCCATGGTGGTAGACCAGCTTCCAGCGGCCGCTGCGGATCATCCGCTGGACCACGACCCGGCCCCCGGACCATGAGGGGGCGCCGTCGCTGACATATTCGCTGAAGGTCTCATCCACCCAGGCTGCATTCGGATTAGTGAGCAAGGGGAGAAAACTTCGCCCTTGGCTATAGGGAATGGCCGGCGCCTCGAGCGCTTGCAAAAGCGTCGCCGTGAGATCGATGGAGTTGAGGATCTCAGGGCGCCGCTGGCCGCCGGCAAGACGGCTTGGCCAGCGGATGATGAGCGGAATCCGTGCGGATTCGTCGTACATCGTCGACTTCCACCAGAGGCCGCGATTGCCGAGATGGTCACCATGATCGGTCGTGTAGACGACGATCGTGTCCTCGGCGAGCCCGGCATCCTCCAGCGCCTTCAGAATGCGCCCGATCATGGCATCGAGGGTGGCGACCAGCCCGTAATAGGCGGCCCGCGCCCGCATCGTCTCGTCCATGCTCACATCGGCGATGCCGCGGTCTTCCCGCCACCATTTGAGGTAGGGATGCTCATCGCGCGGCACCGGAATGTGCGGCGGTGCCACCTTGTCCTTGAAGCGGTCGAAAGCGTCCAGTCGACAGACATAGGGCGGATGCGGCAGCAGCCAGCCGACCACCGCGGCGAACGGCGCCTTATCGCCACCCGCCCGGCGCCGCCCCAGCTCGGCCAGGAGCTCGCAGGCGGCCCGGGTCACATCGTGATCGTGCAGCTCGTAAGAGCATTGCCCAGGGCCGGAATTGCGCACGCTCTCGCGATAGGGATCATTCGCCTTCTCGAGGACGCCGAGATCGTGCATCCGCCCCCCGATCCAGTTGGTGCTGTGGTCGCCGACTTCCCGTTGCGCAAAGCCGCGCAGCTGATCGGGGCCGAGGGAATGCATGCGACCGATGAGAGTCGGCCGGAAGCCGACGCTGCCCAGAGAATGCGCCAGGGTGGGAATGCCCGAAGGCAGAATGTCCTGGTTCGTCCAGCAGGACTGCGCATAGGGATGCCGCGCCGTCAGCAGCGACATGCGCGAGGGCAGGCAGATCGGCGACGGGCAATAGGCCCCCTCGAAGGTGATCCCTTCGGCGGCGAGGCGATCGAGGTTGGGGGTCTCGGCAATGGCGTCGCCATAGCAGCCGGCAACCGACTGCGCATGCTGATCGGACCAAAGGAAAAGCAAGTTGGGAGGCACCGTCATGCTGTAATGGCCTCGGCGAAGGGGGATTGATGCCGCGCAGAACACCGGCGCGAGCAGTATTGACGTCGAGGTGTGGCGGGTAAAGGATATTGTATTTATCGTGTGTATTAAGTGATGACACTGGCTAAGCCCCACATTAAGGGCGTCAAGCCGCCGATCGAAACGCGAAAAACGGGAGGAACCCTCATGCAGACCAAACGGCGCGTCCTGGCGGCGCTCGTCGCCACGCTCCTGCTTCTCACCGCGGGGGCTGAGGCGCAGGAGAAGATGGATATCAAGATCGGCGCGGGTGTGGCCAGCGATCATGCGCCGGCCTTCGCAGCACTCGAGCGCGGCATCTTCGCCAAGCACGGCCTCAACGCCAAGCTCGTCATCTATCCAACCGGGGTCGAAGAGATCAACGGCATGCTCGC contains:
- a CDS encoding response regulator produces the protein MGVAVGSIRVLLIDDNDFMRETVASMLRDIGFRDISQARDGDDALRQLKQANPGLIICDIAMQPMDGLQFVEALRKHSWPRAAEIPVILLTVHTEAPIVKQAVKLGVEAYVVKPVQRKELEARVVTVLENALVRRR
- the ppc gene encoding phosphoenolpyruvate carboxylase, whose translation is MKQSIQTSDKDAPLRYDIRLLGRILGETVRAQEGEQTFEFIERIRQTALRFHRDADDTARKELQTIISSLPDDQAIRIIRAFGYFSHLANIAEDQHHIRRSRAYAMANAAPREGTMAYALAHAKDTRLSRAALQAFFKAALCSPVLTAHPTEIRRQSSIDREMEIAKLLDERDRVQFTPEELTANRRALRRAVLSLWQTSILRGTRLAVLDEVANGLAYYDHTFLRELPRFYADLEDQFGAIDPAWEGLDVPSFLRVGSWIGGDRDGNPFVTADVLSQALRMQSERVFLFYLEEVHRLGGELSLDGRMVRVSDAVRRLAEISPDRSPHRQNEPYRRAIAGIYARLAPTARALGGIEATRPVVGVASAYASAAELLEDLDVLSDSLTINGSSSLARGRLRLLRRAVDVFGFHLTPIDLRQNSDVHERVISELFATVGLSANYRALDEDDRVPLLLAEIGSPRPLVSAHLPYSDETVAELAIIRAAADGQLLYGRASVPHYIISKADSASDILEVAVLLKEVGLLRPREGRLDVDVVPLFETIGDLRRCGDVMETLFQQPEYRRLLASRGNVQEVMLGYSDSNKDGGYLTSTWELYKAELALIDTYRRHNVGLRLFHGRGGSVGRGGGPSYQAILAQPAGAMQGAIRITEQGEVIAAKYSNAEVGRRNLETLAAATLEATLLASQRPGPRAEYLRAMDELSDHAFREYRSLVYETEGFERYFREATVIGEIANLNIGSRPASRTGSKRIEDLRAIPWVFSWSQCRLMLPGWYGFGSAVRSWVNSHPDDGMATLKAMYRDWPFFTTMLSNMDMVLAKSDIAVASRYAELVSDSDLREGIFDRLRTEWDESIRGVLEITEQKTLLERNPLLARSIRNRFPYIDPLNHVQIELLQRHRAGVSDESVVQGIHLSINGIAAGLRNSG
- a CDS encoding response regulator: MADWQKSEDAARHKEAQLREILAASPIGVMISGRGGRHLFSNARWRELGCVPDHLVEDLDVRVFFKSDEDRKRIARMLREQDHVRDVEIEVRALDGTPRWLLLTMERVAFEGQPAILSWYYDYSERKRVAEELRLAKETAEAQGEILRERTRALSAALAQQTATGGILRAIVASPTDSRPVFDTILLSAVSLCEAAAGALFLFDGERLHLAADRNYPAAARAAMQRTFPVVPNRTSPSGHVILDGAIHNIPDLTLEAGYAMSYDPQTLGVRAWLGVPMMRDGAPMGVVAVHRPQPGRFPDTQVDMLRTFSDQAVIALGHARLFEELRVAKEKAEAATQAKSTFLATMSHEIRTPMNGVLGMLELLQQTPLNTEQRELADVVRDSSSSLLKIIDDVLDFSKIEAGRIEIERVPMSPLVAVEGVADALAPHAQKKKLLLITFVDASVPPTVEGDPVRLRQVLFNLVGNAIKFTEQGEVVVRVSVDSSAPGGMMLRAEISDTGVGLSQEASARLFQPFVQADGSTTRRYGGTGLGLSICRGLIERLGGEIGVDSMPGEGSTFWFTMLVGASTAPAPEEPDLSGLTILVIEDNWTVQDVLKAYLSMAGAQVEIAHSAEAALDLLRRYAAADIVIDALIADLRLPGMDAFAFRRALDAEPGLGLRPCLMLTAFDEPGQRGRALDSGFAAYMTKPVRRATLLRAIAAACGRGQGLADHGRLGLDPIKIEPPSRDEALASGELILVAEDNPTNQLVITRQLAQLGCAADLAEDGIAALAHFQAIRYGLVITDIHMPKMDGMELTAAIRRHEHAEGRSRVPILALTADVLVSEAERYLAAGMDDHLSKPISLAQLQDALARWLPRALPPAAASPTLPGPRAVLPGDAKILNLEQMRQNFGVIDGAVIALLRRYVETTASLLAEIERALSTRSVAEVRHAAHSALGASRTAGADELAAICRDLEIAVDGEAWDDARALQAQLRPALARVKEAVVGLGA
- a CDS encoding ABC transporter permease, which translates into the protein MNEFWRRYRQNRGGVIGLAVLMIVILVAALAPIAYPAGPWEMAGAPFERPFGREFPLGTDMLGRDITAGIVHGARVSLMLGVISTLVAVSLGIVLGAFAGYYGGVVDDALMRFTEFFQTIPSFVFSVVLVAIFRPSIRSIIAAIAIVSWPPVARLVRGQFLSLRSREFVEAAIIIGQSNLRIIWTQILPNAISPIIVTASLNVASAILLESALSFLGLGDPNLMSWGYMIGASRTVIRTAWWMSTFPGIAIFLAVLALNLVGEGLNDALNPRLARQSRP
- a CDS encoding sulfatase-like hydrolase/transferase; protein product: MTVPPNLLFLWSDQHAQSVAGCYGDAIAETPNLDRLAAEGITFEGAYCPSPICLPSRMSLLTARHPYAQSCWTNQDILPSGIPTLAHSLGSVGFRPTLIGRMHSLGPDQLRGFAQREVGDHSTNWIGGRMHDLGVLEKANDPYRESVRNSGPGQCSYELHDHDVTRAACELLAELGRRRAGGDKAPFAAVVGWLLPHPPYVCRLDAFDRFKDKVAPPHIPVPRDEHPYLKWWREDRGIADVSMDETMRARAAYYGLVATLDAMIGRILKALEDAGLAEDTIVVYTTDHGDHLGNRGLWWKSTMYDESARIPLIIRWPSRLAGGQRRPEILNSIDLTATLLQALEAPAIPYSQGRSFLPLLTNPNAAWVDETFSEYVSDGAPSWSGGRVVVQRMIRSGRWKLVYHHGHRPELFDLVDDPREETDLAERGSHAAVRGALLEKLLADWNPEAIARLQRQRREEHALLAAWARQVAPKEQYRWPLKSGDNWLAR
- a CDS encoding ABC transporter ATP-binding protein; translated protein: MTQPLLEVDGLTVRLPPGADRLNAVEDASFTLSANEILCIVGESGSGKSLTAAAVMGLLPRPGVSATQGRIQFEGEDLLALSESRMRQIRGQRIAMIFQEPMSALNPVMRIGEQVAEVLEAHGNPSAAEAHARVLELLAAVGLPDPTLLAETYPFRLSGGQRQRVMIAIALALNPAILIADEPTTALDVTTQAQILDLIRSIQAERQMGVLFITHDFGVVADIAQRVAVMQHGRIVEQGDKRTVLDHPSHAYTRSLIAAVPRLKPPAPRMLDGAPVVLSAQGLRKIYRSGGGFFRPHRVVEAVKNVSLTIRKGETLGLVGESGSGKTTVGRCLVRLIEADGGAISFHGVDLRRLTRRALRPYRQRIQMVFQDPYASLNPRHKVGHIIMAGPRAFGATQAEASIRAAELLRLVGLDPASAERYPHEFSGGQRQRIGVARALALDPELLVADEPVSALDVSVQAQILDLLDDIRRRLDLAMLFITHDLRVAAQICDRVAVMHKGEIVEEGPTAGIFGDPRHAYTQTLIASIPGKDWTASAATNG